One window of the Salvia splendens isolate huo1 chromosome 1, SspV2, whole genome shotgun sequence genome contains the following:
- the LOC121797761 gene encoding transcription factor bHLH147-like, translating into MSSILSSSNPAVNPSTRRKRKKKISHNPQIQPENPQIEWKSETQQQNYSSKLLHELQQVRLGSSGPRAVSEAADGALAATARGRTRWSRAILTSRLKIRFMKKNSVERRRRKVMAVIASAGNYQQRRKSKFGVLRLRSKCLPAFQRKARVLSRLVPGCRKQPLPVVLEETTDYIAALQMQVRAMSALAELLTVSGSSSSSTYADPTQLI; encoded by the exons ATGTCGTCGATTTTATCATCATCGAATCCCGCAGTAAATCCATCGACGAGaaggaagagaaagaagaaaatcaGCCACAATCCCCAAATACAACCCGAAAACCCCCAAATTGAATGGAAATCGGAGACGCAGCAGCAAAACTACTCCTCGAAGCTGCTCCACGAGCTGCAGCAGGTCCGGCTCGGCTCGTCGGGGCCGCGGGCGGTGAGCGAGGCCGCGGACGGCGCCCTGGCCGCCACGGCGAGGGGGCGGACGCGGTGGAGCCGCGCGATACTAACGAGCCGGCTGAAGATCAGGTTCATGAAGAAGAACAGTGTGGAGAGGCGGCGGCGCAAGGTGATGGCGGTGATCGCCTCCGCCGGGAATtatcagcagcggaggaagtcGAAGTTTGGTGTGTTGAGGCTGAGGTCGAAGTGCTTGCCTGCGTTTCAGCGGAAGGCGCGGGTGCTGAGCCGGTTGGTCCCCGGCTGCCGGAAACAACCGTTGCCGGTGGTTTTGGAGGAGACCACAGACTACATTGCTGCGCTCCAAATGCAG GTGCGAGCCATGAGTGCATTAGCCGAGCTACTTACCGTTTCAGGCTCATCTTCTAGCAGCACCTATGCGGACCCCACGCAGctaatatga